GATTCACGGTGAAAAACTGGATCTTCTTTTCGGACATATACCCTTTGAAACGCAAGACGAGAAAATCAAAGAAAAGGTTAAACATAATGTTTTACAGCTGCTTAAAGATAAGTACAATATTGAAGAAAAAGATTTCATTTCCGCTGAGCTTGAGATAGTTCCTCAGGGAGAAGCTTTAGATGTTGGCATTGACCGGTCAATGGTTGGCGGATATGGCCAGGATGATAGAGTTTGCGCTTACACGGCCGTAAAGGCTCTTTTAGACGCAGAAAATCCAAATAAGCATGTTTTAGTAGTTCTCTTTGACAAAGAAGAAATAGGATCTGATGGAAGTACAGGGGCTCAATCTCTAATAATAGAGAACGTCATAAGTAAGATTCTTAAAGAAAATGGTATTGAAGGCTATTCACAGATAAGAGAAGTTCTTTCAAAGAGTGAGGCTATTTCAGGTGATGTTACCGCTGGAGTGGATCCAAACTGGAAAGAGGTTCACGAACTGAAAAATGCAGCAAAACTCGGATATGGGATTGCCATTTCTAAATACACAGGCTCAGGAGGTAAATATTCAACAAATGATGCAAATGCTGAGTTCGTTGCAAAAATTGTAAACATCTTTGATGCGAATGATGTCGCGTGGCAGGTAGCTGAACTTGGGAAAGTTGATGAAGGAGGAGGAGGCACTGTGGCTAAATATCTTGCAAAATATGGAATGGAAGTTATTGACGCTGGACCGCCACTTCTATCAATGCATTCACCCTTTGAAATTGCCTCCAAAGTTGATGTTTTCATGACTTACAGTGGCTATAAAGCATTTTTAAACTCTAAATAGGAGGTTATAAAAATGAATACGTGGAAAAAGTTATTCAGCATTCTTTTAACTGCGTTGATTGCGATACTCTTGTATCGTTTGCCTGTGATGACTTCTATGACTCTTCCCCAGAAGATAACAGCAATAATCTTCATTGTGGCTGCGATTTTATGGATTTTTGAAATAGTTCCGCTCTATGTGACTTCTTTTGTAATCCTCATGCTTGAAATATTATGGCTACTACCCAAATTAGAAGGAGCAAAACCTTCTGCGTTCTTATCTCCGTTTTTTAGCACAACTATACTACTTTTCTTGGGCGGCTTTGTGCTTGCTAAGGGGCTTGAAGCCTACAAAATAGACGAACTTGTAGCAGAAAAAATCATTGAAAACACCGGCGGAAAACCAGGAATCACCCTTTTTGCATTTCTTGCAGTATCTGGATTCCTCTCCATGTGGATGTCAAACACAGCAGTCACAGCACTTATGCTCGCTGTCACGCTCCCTGTTGTGAAGAAACTAAGTGATAAAAATTTCGCAAAGGCTCTACTAATAGCCATAGCATTTGGAGCTAACATCGGTGGAATGGGAACACCAATTGGTACCCCTCCTAATGCTATAGCCCTTGATTACCTCAAAAAGGCCGGTGCCGGCGTGAATTTTGCCAAATGGTTCTTCTTCGCCTTCCCCTACGTGGTTTTATTAACCGTATTGGCGTGGGTCATTTTATATTTTCTGTTTCCCCACAAGGTTGACAAAGTTGAAATGCACGTATCTCCAGATGCCTCAAAAAGAAACGATCCAAGAGTGAAGGTAGTTATAATCGTATCAATTATCACCGCGTTATTATGGCTCACTGAATCTCTCCACAAGGTGGACGCTGCTTTTGTGGCCTTAGTCCCGGTTCTGATTTATTTCTCCTTTGGCATTTTAAAAAGGGACGATTTCAACAGCCTCAGCTGGGATGTACTAATATTAATGGGTGGCGGACTCTCTCTTGGAGAAGCATTCAAAATAAGCGGCCTCGGGGCATACATAGTAAACTCCCTTGGAATAAGCAATCTTTCCTTTGCTGCTCAGCTTGCTCTCCTTGCTGGTATAACCGCCATAATCACGAACTTTATGTCAAATACCAGTACCGCAGCACTAATAATCCCTCTTGCTATGGGACTAAATTTAGACCCAGTACACCAGGCTATTCTGGTCATTGCCATAGGCCTCTCCGCATCTGCTTCCATGTTACTACCTATCAGCACTCCACCTAATGCCATTGTCTACAGCTCTGGAGAACTCAAGGTTATCGATATGTTCAAAACAGGCCTTGTGATTTTGATACTGCAGTTCGCTCTCTTAATCACCTTCGAAAAGTTTATGATTCAGCTTGTAATAAAATAATTTGTAAATCGGGAGGGGGTGTGTTCCTCCTATTTTGAAAAACAAGGGAAAAACGTTAATATATAGAACTATATGAAACTTAAGAAAGGGAATGAAGTTATAAATTTGTTGCAAGAAGAAGTAGCGGGAAAGTCAATCCTTGAGCTTATTGGTGAGAATAAGAATTACATTGTAGCATTGGTTGATGGCGTACCAAAGGATTTAACATATAAGCTTACTGGAATTGAGCAAGAAGTTATCCTTTTAGATTTTAATTCTGAAGTGGGTCGCGAAACATACTGGCATACCACTTCCCACATAATGGCACAAGCAGTAAAAGAACTCTTCCCCGACTTCAAAGTTACCATCGGCCCAGCTATTGAAAATGGGTTTTACTACGATTTTGATACTAACGGTTATAACTTTACAGAAGAAGATTTGAAGAACATAGAGAACAGAATGCGAGAAATAATTGAGAGAAGTCTACCAATTGAACGTATCGAACTACCGAAAGATCAGGCTATTGAGTATTTCAAGAAAATTGGTGAAGACTACAAAATTGAAATTCTCAACGAAATACAGGAAGACATAGTTTCTGTTTACAAGCAGGGAAACTTTGCCGACCTTTGTCGTGGCCCCCATTTGCCCAACACATCGTATGTAAAAGCTGTAAAACTGTTAAGCTCCTCAGGAAGCTACTGGAGAGGCGACGAAAACAATGCAAAGTTGCAGAGAATTTATGGAATTTCATTCCCCACTGAAGAGCAATTGCAGGATTACTTAAACAAATTGGAAGAGGCAAAAAGAAGAGACCATAGGGTGCTGGGTAGGGAACTTGACCTCTTTTCAATACACGAAGAAATTGGTCCCGGACTCGTCCTATGGCACCCTAAGGGTGCAGCAATTAGGAGGGTAATAGAAGAATTCTGGATAAAAGAGCACTTAAAGCGTGACTACCAACTGGTCTACACTCCTCATGTTGGTCGTTCAAGATTATGGGAAATTTCAGGCCACTTGAGTTACTACAAGGAAAACATGTATCCCCAGATGGAATTGGACAACAACCAATATTACATAAAGCCTATGAATTGCCCATTTCACATTATGATTTACAAAACAAAGGTAAGGAGCTACAGAGATCTACCAATTAGGTACTGTGAACTTGGAACGGTATATAGATATGAAAGATCAGGTGTTTTACATGGACTACTCAGAGTCAGAGGCTTTACTCAGGATGATGCTCACATCTTCGCAAGACCCGACCAAATTTTAGACGAAATTAAGGAAGTAGTGAAATTTGCATACTTTATCCTTAACAAATTTGGGTTTAAAGATTACGAAGTATTTGTCTCCACAAGACCTAAGGATAGCGTTGGAAGTCCAGAAATGTGGGAGGAAGCAACTAAAGCACTGATGAACGCTCTCAACGAGCTCGAAAT
Above is a genomic segment from bacterium containing:
- a CDS encoding SLC13 family permease, which produces MNTWKKLFSILLTALIAILLYRLPVMTSMTLPQKITAIIFIVAAILWIFEIVPLYVTSFVILMLEILWLLPKLEGAKPSAFLSPFFSTTILLFLGGFVLAKGLEAYKIDELVAEKIIENTGGKPGITLFAFLAVSGFLSMWMSNTAVTALMLAVTLPVVKKLSDKNFAKALLIAIAFGANIGGMGTPIGTPPNAIALDYLKKAGAGVNFAKWFFFAFPYVVLLTVLAWVILYFLFPHKVDKVEMHVSPDASKRNDPRVKVVIIVSIITALLWLTESLHKVDAAFVALVPVLIYFSFGILKRDDFNSLSWDVLILMGGGLSLGEAFKISGLGAYIVNSLGISNLSFAAQLALLAGITAIITNFMSNTSTAALIIPLAMGLNLDPVHQAILVIAIGLSASASMLLPISTPPNAIVYSSGELKVIDMFKTGLVILILQFALLITFEKFMIQLVIK
- a CDS encoding aminopeptidase — its product is MDFKNAWNRVDHQKIHTFAEEYRKFLSKAKTEREVVEFFENLVKNEPSIKTYNIKNKSLILYRRGTEKITEGFRIIAAHIDAPRIDIKPNPVYEDTDLVLLETHYYGGIKKYQWVTKPMAIHGVVVKPDGAVLQVNIGDEPGDPVFTFTDILPHLSRNVQANKNISEAIHGEKLDLLFGHIPFETQDEKIKEKVKHNVLQLLKDKYNIEEKDFISAELEIVPQGEALDVGIDRSMVGGYGQDDRVCAYTAVKALLDAENPNKHVLVVLFDKEEIGSDGSTGAQSLIIENVISKILKENGIEGYSQIREVLSKSEAISGDVTAGVDPNWKEVHELKNAAKLGYGIAISKYTGSGGKYSTNDANAEFVAKIVNIFDANDVAWQVAELGKVDEGGGGTVAKYLAKYGMEVIDAGPPLLSMHSPFEIASKVDVFMTYSGYKAFLNSK
- the thrS gene encoding threonine--tRNA ligase, which gives rise to MKLKKGNEVINLLQEEVAGKSILELIGENKNYIVALVDGVPKDLTYKLTGIEQEVILLDFNSEVGRETYWHTTSHIMAQAVKELFPDFKVTIGPAIENGFYYDFDTNGYNFTEEDLKNIENRMREIIERSLPIERIELPKDQAIEYFKKIGEDYKIEILNEIQEDIVSVYKQGNFADLCRGPHLPNTSYVKAVKLLSSSGSYWRGDENNAKLQRIYGISFPTEEQLQDYLNKLEEAKRRDHRVLGRELDLFSIHEEIGPGLVLWHPKGAAIRRVIEEFWIKEHLKRDYQLVYTPHVGRSRLWEISGHLSYYKENMYPQMELDNNQYYIKPMNCPFHIMIYKTKVRSYRDLPIRYCELGTVYRYERSGVLHGLLRVRGFTQDDAHIFARPDQILDEIKEVVKFAYFILNKFGFKDYEVFVSTRPKDSVGSPEMWEEATKALMNALNELEIPYRIDEGAGAFYGPKIDITIKDALGRSWQCTTIQFDFNLPERFDVTYRDKDGADKRPYLIHRALFGSMERFFATLIEHYGGNFPVWLAPVQVAVLPISEENLEYANNIYKTLKDNELRVVINRSDEKLGAKIRDAEIEKIPYMLIIGKKEMEQNLVSVRKHGVGDLGKMSLEEFLNFLKEEIKGGNSH